A region of Panicum virgatum strain AP13 chromosome 8N, P.virgatum_v5, whole genome shotgun sequence DNA encodes the following proteins:
- the LOC120686655 gene encoding caffeoylshikimate esterase-like codes for MADDDIKYEEEFVLNARGMNLFTCQWRPSTIEPKALIFLCHGYAMECSISMRGTGTRLAQAGFAVHGMDYEGHGKSSGLQGYITSFNDIVVDCSKYFSSVCEKLEYKNQRRFLLGESMGGAIVLMLHRKYPTYWDGAILVAPMCKIVEDMKPHPIVISILSKLTNVIPTWRIIPNEDIIDRAIKSEEWREEVRNNHYCYKGKPRLKTGYELFMASLDIESNLDKVTLPFIIVHGGDDAVTDPSVSEALYTLAESKDKTLKLYPGMCHALTSGEPKENIDIVFSDIIKWLNERAASTS; via the exons ATGGCCGATGATGATATCAAGTATGAAGAG GAATTTGTTTTGAACGCACGAGGAATGAATCTATTTACATGTCAATGGAGACCTTCAACCATTGAACCAAAGGCCCTCATCTTTCTATGCCATG GATACGCCATGGAATGCAGCATTTCAATGAGAG GCACAGGTACTAGGTTGGCGCAAGCTGGATTTGCAGTGCATGGAATGGATTATGAAGGCCATGGGAAGTCTTCTGGACTTCAAGGCTATATTACGAGTTTCAATGACATCGTAGTTGATTGCTCTAAGTACTTTTCAAGTGTTTGTG AGAAACTAGAGTATAAGAACCAAAGGAGATTCTTGCTTGGAGAATCCATGGGGGGAGCTATTGTGCTTATGCTTCATAGGAAATATCCTACTTATTGGGATGGAGCCATTTTAGTTGCTCCAATGTGCAAG ATTGTAGAAGATATGAAGCCCCATCCCATCGTGATTTCAATTTTAAGTAAGCTCACCAATGTGATCCCTACATGGAGGATCATCCCCAATGAAGATATCATTGACAGGGCAATTAAAAGTGAAGAATGGCGTGAAGAG GTAAGAAATAATCATTATTGCTATAAGGGAAAGCCAAGGCTAAAGACCGGCTATGAACTTTTCATGGCAAGCTTGGATATTGAAAGCAATCTTGACAAG GTTACTCTACCATTCATCATAGTCCATGGTGGTGATGATGCTGTAACGGACCCGTCCGTAAGTGAGGCACTATATACATTAGCTGAGAGCAAGGATAAGACATTAAAGCTGTACCCAGGGATGTGCCATGCTTTGACTTCTGGTGAACCCAAGGAGAACATTGATATTGTGTTTTCAGACATCATCAAATGGCTGAATGAGAGGGCGGCATCAACTTCATAA
- the LOC120686286 gene encoding exocyst complex component EXO70H1-like, which produces MIHMGPPSPSRHALPPPRHRRTLSSTIIEESVAAAAALVQKWHPDDDAPASGSLFLHATETEHEEAQIFLRAAAALHRAMLFFASDVTHGGDGLVQAQALLQTAMRRLDLELQLLLDDMTQSDDIRAVVEAMMAAGYGKECISTFKSHRRAALTTELQPLLGLSPPYHLHKLTWEQLDGSIIPSWLAAATVAFNSLFAAEKDLCDAVFAGGNAAVGEAVFAAVANDQATSLLAVAEAAVARARRAPERLFRVLDVHDTLTEVLPGLLFVFGDSSEVAARAALVVAKVGEAARGTLGSLEAAIQKEPSKATAAGGAVHPLTRYVMNYLVFLADYQEGLALLVNDDYEQEPSSSSSPSSSIILHRLVSVLLGKLEAKAGCYRELALSYLFLANNTQYVANKVAGSGKLRGILGDGWAEAQSAKARAHVGVYVRAAWGKVMAAISGAEPPEAVEQAVMEAVAMQEQWVAADEETAEALKAAATAVVVPKYRMFYRRHGAAVSLTPGDVTTMVAALFAGPVGQV; this is translated from the coding sequence ATGATCCATATGGGCCCCCCATCTCCAAGCCGCCATGccctccctccgccgcgccaccgccgcacgcTCTCCTCCACGATCATCGAAGAGAGcgttgccgctgccgccgcgctcgTCCAAAAGTGGCACCCCGACGACGACGCGCCCGCCAGCGGCTCCCTCTTCCTCCACGCTACGGAGACGGAGCACGAGGAGGCCCAGATCTTcctgcgcgcggccgccgccctccaccgcgcCATGCTCTTCTTCGCCTCCGACGTCacccacggcggcgacggcctcgTCCAAGCGCAGGCGCTGCTCCAGACCGCTATGCGCAGGCTCGACCTCGAGCTCCAACTGCTGCTGGATGACATGACCCAATCGGATGACATCCGCGCCGTTGTGGAGGCCATGATGGCCGCCGGCTACGGCAAGGAGTGCATCTCCACATTCAAgtcccaccgccgcgccgcgctgacCACCGAGCTGCAGCCCCTGCTCGGCCTGTCGCCTCCTTACCACTTGCATAAGCTCACCTGGGAGCAGCTCGACGGCAGCATCATACCCTCCTGGCTCGCCGCCGCAACCGTCGCGTTTAACTCCCTCTTCGCCGCGGAGAAAGACCTCTGCGACGCGGTGTTCGCCGGCGGCAACGCGGCTGTCGGCGAGGCGGTGTTCGCGGCCGTGGCCAACGACCAGGCCACAagcctcctcgccgtcgccgaggccgCGGTGGCACGGGCACGGCGCGCCCCGGAGCGCCTGTTCCGGGTGCTGGACGTCCACGACACCCTTACGGAGGTGCTGCCGGGGCTCCTTTTCGTGTTCGGGGACAGCTCCGaggtcgccgcccgcgccgcccttGTGGTCGCCAAGGTCGGCGAGGCTGCGCGCGGGACCCTGGGCAGCTTGGAGGCGGCCATCCAGAAGGAGCCGTCCAaggccacggcggccggcggcgcggtgcaCCCGCTGACCCGCTACGTGATGAACTACCTCGTCTTCCTCGCCGACTACCAGGAGGGCCTTGCTCTTCTTGTCAACGACGACTACGAGCAGGaaccatcgtcgtcgtcgtcgccgtcgtcgtcaatAATCCTGCACCGCCTGGTGTCGGTCCTGCTGGGCAAGCTGGAGGCCAAGGCCGGCTGCTACCGGGAGCTGGCGCTGAGCTACCTGTTCCTTGCGAACAACACGCAGTACGTGGCAAACAAGGTGGCCGGCAGCGGCAAGCTGCGGGGGATCCTCGGGGACGGGTGGgcggaggcgcagagcgccAAGGCGCGGGCGCACGTCGGCGTCTACGTGCGCGCGGCGTGGGGCAAGGTCATGGCCGCCATCTCCGGAGCGGAGCCGCCGGAGGCCGTGGAGCAGGCGGTGATGGAGGCGGTGGCCATGCAGGAGCAGTGGGTCGCGGCCGACGAGGAGACGGCCGAGGCGTTGAaggcggcagcgacggcggtAGTGGTACCCAAGTACAGGATGTTCTACcggcggcacggcgcggcggtgaGCCTAACGCCGGGGGACGTAACCACCATGGTCGCCGCCCTCTTTGCCGGGCCGGTGGGACAAGTTTAA
- the LOC120686485 gene encoding uncharacterized protein LOC120686485 encodes MAAPPLFHDLSLLAPTSIGGGGDDNSNPSSSSRLQLLAATARALELGYAAVALDHPHRGLLADSNRCRTQPFPALSSLPLPSSAALHRRRLASPASEPFRQYTRITLSLDSAAAAASALAPSAARLLRTYDLVATRPLTQAAFDHLCQAPLSAQHLDLISIDFSSHSNLPFRIKLPMLKLALQKGLHFEIAYSPLISTDINAKRNLLAQVKLLVDWTKGKNLVISSAAHTPSQLRGPYDVINLSAYLLGVPINRAKAAMSTNCRSLVLKALRKKHFYKETIRVDRLLPNEQLSSTKFKLADWITWNSVLSEGGVNHLEPSSNIDERPGSPICGVMGGSHEKPHSSDVSVLAKQSEESNDQAQIPSQTQEETLQIDRTEVLTDCSQYILPTSFNYQNAVLAKAGNSEVVPDPSVQTGPDCSASPKGVVKHVKFVKDAMEVDGTESCSLVVGDNIPSTCGTSIKLACSALPHGVDLSGSNLEDHGPCQSSEILANGKSYTNYRTDCASGEREKTLLDHEIPSGSVVFPEDKDLDQSRGMEVDAETYRGTSELVECPPSGVDDEAPLDLAFYSCHKFHRDVAIQRKVMEGEIKQSMDENIERTAENETESNDNKIKTSISWNPAVHGQEISLTSYQRSTDASCESDKLKELKSEETNVSLERSVAKTHELLPKYSHPSGKVEMPTIRSEKRRHKLRPYRPSYLPFLGFLRSVHFNKKICKVRGLIKHTSRHVSLAHLHEVTNDAILSSRPDTLLANGGAFLPSPASPAYMLPPLAAQEACMSPASAAATSPFCRAMSTGDMEEDQRVVASPAPGRYSAEERRERIDKYRSKRNQRNFQKKITYACRKTLADSRPRVKGRFARNAGDCREADADHHHVQQAAAAPLPPLSESESEWWPAAQQEDDAAGIDLDDDMLAAYLGVSSISLYSPSTSTTRLPHHHHYS; translated from the exons atggcggcgccgcccctcttCCACGACCTCAGTCTCCTCGCACCCACCTCcattggcggtggcggcgatgaCAACTCaaacccctcctcctcctcccgcctccAACTATTAGCCGCCACGGCCCGCGCTCTCGAGCTCGGCTACGCCGCCGTCGCTCTCGACCACCCCCACCGCGGTCTCCTCGCCGACTCCAACCGCTGCCGCACCCAACCTTTCCcggccctctcctccctcccactCCCGTCCTCCGCCGctctccatcgccgccgcctcgcctcccCTGCCTCTGAGCCCTTCCGCCAGTACACCCGCATCACCCTCTCCCTCgactccgctgccgccgccgcttccgcccTCGCTCCCTCTGCTGCCCGCCTCCTCCGCACCTACGACCTCGTCGCAACCCGTCCCCTCACCCAGGCCGCCTTCGACCACCTCTGCCAGGCCCCCCTCTCTGCCCAACACCTTGATCTCATCTCCATCGACTTCTCCTCCCACAGCAACCTGCCCTTCCGCATCAAGCTCCCCATGCTCAAGCTTGCGCTGCAAAAGGGGCTGCATTTTGAGATTGCCTACTCCCCACTCATTTCTACTGACATCAATGCCAAGAGAAACCTCTTAGCTCAAGTCAAG CTCTTGGTGGATTGGACTAAAGGAAAGAATCTCGTCATATCAAGCGCTGCTCATACTCCTTCTCAACTCAGAGGGCCCTATGATGTCATCAATCTATCTGCTTATTTGCTTGGCGTTCCCATCAACCGAGCAAAAGCTGCAATGTCCACAAACTGCAG GTCACTTGTTTTGAAGGCTCTGAGGAAGAAACATTTCTACAAAGAAACAATTAGAGTCGACAGATTGTTACCAAATGAACAGTTGAGTTCAACAAAATTCAAGCTTGCTGATTGGATTACTTGGAATTCTGTATTATCTGAAGGAGGGGTAAATCACCTGGAACCTTCTTCTAACATTGATGAACGTCCTGGTTCACCCATATGTGGTGTAATGGGAGGGTCACATGAAAAACCTCACAGTTCTGATGTGTCTGTATTAGCCAAACAGtcagaagaatctaatgatcaAGCACAAATCCCATCTCAAACCCAAGAAGAAACACTACAAATTGACAGAACTGAAGTTCTAACAGATTGCAGCCAGTATATCTTGCCAACATCTTTCAATTATCAAAATGCTGTTCTTGCGAAGGCTGGAAATAGTGAAGTTGTTCCGGATCCTTCCGTCCAGACTGGTCCAGATTGTTCTGCTAGTCCAAAAGGCGTAGTGAAGCATGTCAAATTTGTGAAGGATGCAATGGAAGTAGATGGAACAGAATCATGCAGTCTTGTTGTGGGTGACAATATTCCTTCAACTTGCGGTACTAGTATCAAGTTAGCATGCTCTGCTCTTCCCCATGGTGTAGATCTTTCTGGCTCTAATCTCGAGGATCATGGTCCTTGCCAATCTAGTGAAATCCTAGCCAATGGTAAATCTTATACCAACTATCGCACTGATTGCGCCAGTGGTGAGAGGGAGAAAACCCTACTGGATCATGAAATTCCTTCTGGTTCTGTTGTTTTCCCAGAGGACAAGGATTTGGACCAGTCTAGGGGCATGGAAGTTGATGCTGAGACTTACAGAGGTACATCAGAACTAGTAGAGTGCCCCCCAAGTGGGGTAGATGATGAGGCACCATTGGATCTTGCCTTTTACTCGTGTCATAAATTTCACAGGGATGTTGCAATTCAACGGAAAGTTATGGAGGGGGAAATAAAGCAAAGTATGGATGAAAACATAGAACGAACTGCAGAAAATGAGACAGAGTCCAATgacaataaaataaaaacatcTATTTCATGGAACCCTGCGGTCCATGGTCAGGAAATCAGCTTAACTAGTTATCAAAGAAGTACTGATGCAAGTTGTGAAAGTGACAAGCTGAAAGAACTAAAGTCTGAGGAAACAAATGTTTCTTTGGAGAGAAGTGTTGCTAAAACACATGAGCTACTACCAAAATATTCTCATCCAAGTGGTAAGGTTGAGATGCCCACAATCAGATCAG AAAAGCGAAGACATAAACTAAGGCCGTACCGTCCATCTTATCTTCCTTTCTTGGGCTTCCTTAGGTCTGTGCATTTCAATAAGAAAATATGCAAAGTAAGAGGGCTGATCAAACACACGT CTAGGCATGTATCACTGGCCCACCTGCATGAGGTCACCAATGATGCCATCCTCTCCTCTCGACCAGACACCTTGCTTGCCAACGGAGGAGCCTTCCTGCCATCGCCAGCGTCGCCCGCCTACATGCTCCCTCCCCTTGCCGCCCAGGAGGCCTGCATGTCACCGGCGTCGGCCGCCGCAACGTCGCCGTTCTGCCGCGCCATGAGCACGGGGGACATGGAGGAGGATCAGCGGgtggtggcgtcgccggcgccggggaggtacagcgcggaggagcggcgggagCGCATCGACAAGTACCGGAGCAAGCGCAACCAGCGAAACTTCCAAAAGAAGATCACG TATGCTTGCAGGAAGACGCTTGCTGACAGCCGGCCGAGGGTGAAGGGCCGCTTCGCTCGGAACGCCGGCGATTGCCGGGAGGCGGATGCAGACCACCATCACGTCCAGCAAGCCGCCGCAGCACCGCTGCCGCCTCTCTCAGAGTCCGAGTCAGAGTGGTGGCCGGcagcgcagcaggaggacgaTGCCGCCGGCATCGACCTAGACGACGACATGCTGGCCGCCTACCTTGGCGTCTCCTCCATCAGCCTCTACTCCCCCTCCACCTCTACTACTAGGCTGCCTCATCACCATCACTACAGCTAG